In Edaphobacter aggregans, the sequence GTCACCCGATGATCCCGGGCCACACGGCGACCGACGCTGGGCCACAGCCGGCTATCTCGCGGCAATGCAAATTCCGCTGTTACAGGGACGCTGGTTCAGCGAAGAAGACAGGATTGGAACTCCGCCGGTCGCGGTGATTGATGACGTACTCGCCAAGGCATACTGGCCGGGCAGGAATGCCGTCGGACAGCATGTGCGGTTCGGCAGGGACACACCGTGGGTAGAGATCGTAGGCGTAATCGCACATGTGCGTCGTGATTCGCTGGAGGTCGAAGAGAACAAGGGAGTGCTCTATCGGCCGATGGTGCAGCAACCCGTGAGCGAAGCGGTTTTTGTAGCCCGGACGAAGATAAATCCCGATGCAATGCGTACCCCGCTGGTGGATGCCGTACACGCCGTCGACTCCTCCGAGGCTGTCTACGACGTCGAAGCACTCGATCGATTTGTAAACGATTCGCTCGCTGCAAGACACCTGCTCGTATGGTTGCTGACGCTCTTCGGCGGACTCGCTCTATTGTTGGCCGCAATTGGTATCTACGGCTTATTGAGCTTCACAGCGTCGCAGCGCACAGCCGAAATAGGGATTCGCATGGCACTCGGCGCGCAACGCTGGCAAGTCGTTTCGTTGATGCTCCGAGAATCTGTCATGTTGATCGGAGCTGGCATACTGGCAGGCCTCGTGCTCACCTTCGTTGCACAGCGCGTGCTGATCCATTCGTTCGCAGCAATGAACACAGGCCTGTCACTTTCACTCGTATTCGCCGCGTTCAGCTTGTTGTTAGCAGCAGCGATTGCGTCGATCGTGCCGGCACGGCGCTCGGCGAGCGTCGATCCCGTGATCGCCCTGCGCAATGAGTAATGCAGCCCTTCGCGTGGAGACAGAAAATGGTAATCTTGCCAGCAATCCACACGCTCGTTCTGAGTAACCTTCGCCGCGAAGGAATAGCCACCATTCATCAAGAAGAAACTCATGAAAGCCATCGTTTATCACGACTATGGTTCACCCGACGTTCTTCAACTCGAAGAGATTGAAAAATCAACCCCCGGCGACAAGGAAGTCCTGATAAAAGTCCGCGCGGCCTCCGTGAATCCGCTTGACTGGCACTTCATAAGAGGCACGCCGTACATCGTCCGCATCGTGATGACCGGCCTGCGCAAACCAAAAAACACACGCTTAGGCGTTGACGTAGCCGGCCAGGTCGAAGCGGTCGGCAGCGCCATAACCCAATTCAAACCAGGCGACGAAGTCTTCGGCACATGCCGCGGAGCCTTCGCCGAGTACGTCTGCATCTCCGAATCAAATCTGGTCATTAAGCCAAACAACGTAACGTTCGAGCAAGCAGCCGCAGTACCCATAGCCGCATTCACCGCATTGCAGGGCCTTCGCGACAAAGGAAAAATTCAGCCGGGCCAGAAGATCTTAGTCAACGGAGCATCAGGAGGCATCGGCACCTTCGCCGTGCAGATCGCCAAGTCATACGGAGCAGATGTAACTGGCGTATGCAGCACAAGAAACATCGACATGGTCCGATCCATCGGCGCAGATCAAGTCATCGACTACACCAAAGAGGACTTCACCAAAAGCAGCCAACGTTACGACCTGATCTTCGACGCCATCGGCAACCACTCATTATCAGCCCGCAGACGACTCTTAACCCCCAGCGGAATATGCGTCATGGCCGGAGGCCCAAGCGGCCGCTGGAAGATGGGTCTCGCTAGCGGAATCAAAGCACTAGTCTGGTCCCAGTGCAGCAGCCGAAAACTAACCGGCCTCCTGGCAAAATCAAGCGAAGAAGACCTGACCATCCTGCACGACCTCATGGCGACCGGAAAGGTAACCCCTGTCATCGACAGACAGTACAGCTTGAGCGAACTCCCTGACGCCATCCGCTATCTGGAACAAGGCCACGCCCGCGGAAAAGTAGTCATAACCTTATGACCACGCACCAAACAGCTCGTCTCCCCGGGTCTAAAGCGCACTAGCATCTCAGCATTTAACTTGACCCACCCGTTTTATTTAGATCAATCGGCCGAAATCGGCCTACCAAACTGGTCATACATCGAATGGCGCACCTCCCGAGCAAGATCTACCGGCTTTCCCCATATTGATCGTGTTCCTTGGTCCCCAAGTTTCCAGAAGTTTTCTAGCGTTTGTTCAGTCCGAAAGTAATTCCCAATATCAGGATGGAGAAGAATCTTGGTATAAGCATCACAGGCAAGAAATTGCATCTGTCGCGTTCGCTGCCAACAAACATCATCTCGTTCCGTTTTGGGGTACGACATGACAGCCCTTTCCCAGCTGTGTAGATGCTCCGCATCACTCCGCATGTCGAATGCCTCTCTCAAAATAGCCTCCGTTGCTGCTCCAGGCGATGCAAAGGTCTGACAGCGGTGAATGAATTGCTTTCTCGTTTTTCCCGTGTCGGGCAAAATCAGCGCTTCCAACGATCGGACGAATTGATGAAGTCGATTTTGTCCGGTCGCCTTTAGTCCGTCAAAAAGCACGTCAATCCCGCGGAAAATTCTTTGGAATTCATCCGTCTTCTGCATTGCGTGTAAACCTGATCGCAATTGAAGCGCCTCCTCCAAGCGTTCTTTCGTCACTGGGGCACGACGGTAGCCCTTGCTTTCGTAGAACATTGCCATTTTGGTCATTTGGCGAATCATCGGCTCGCCTTGCAAATGCGATCCGCAAAGAAGATCTGGTTCCTTCGAGCCAGATATTTCGACACCTTGATGGAATCGCAAAAACGAGTAGAGCTGAGCTAGACCATTTCGTAAATGAATGTGCTCTTCATCTAAGACAGCCGGATTATTCGATTCGCGATCCACTAAAGGACCAAATTGGCTCGTTTTAGAGAATCGGCGCGATGAGAGCCTACCCACACTTCCCAACTCCTTAGATCAGTAACCGTGGGTATGCCAGGTATCAACCACGTACCGTCGGAAAGCTGGCTCTCTGTTTCAAGGTCTTCCGAATAGATTCCATCGAAAGCTAATAACGCAAACTTGCTATCAGGTCTAAAGGAAAAAGGCACTTTTGCTCTCCATGACAGGTGAAAAAGGTCGAGAGACTTCTCACTACTGGCGATAAGACAGTAGTGCCCCGCCCAAAATGCTACGCTGAAAGCCTATGAAGGTTTTAGTCATCGGCGGCGGCGGCCGCGAGCACGCACTCGTCTGGTCTCTCCGCAAATCCCCCGCAGTCACTGAAGTCATCGCCGCTCCCGGCAATGGCGGCATCGCCCAGATCGCCCGCTGCATCCCCGTCGACGTCAACAATCTCCACGCCCTCATCGACATCGTCGCCGTCGAAAACCCTGCCCTCACCGTCATCGGCCCCGAAGTCCCCCTCGCCCTCGGCATCGTCGACGAGCTTCAGTCCCGCGGCCACCGAGTCTTCGGCCCCGCCCGGGCCGCCGCCCGCCTCGAGTCCAGCAAAGCCTTCGCCAAGGACTTCATGCGCCGCCACGACATCCCCACCGCCGCCTACGCCCTCTGCACCTCCCTCGACGAAGTCCGCGAGCAGCTCCCCCGCTTTGCCACACCCGTAGTCGTAAAAGCCTCCGGCCTCGCCGCCGGCAAAGGCGTCGTCATCTGCGACACCCACGCCGAAGCCCTCTCCACCGCCGCCGAAATCTTCTCCGGCACCCTCCTCGGCACCGCCGACACCGAAATCGTCCTCGAAGAGTTCCTCACCGGCGAAGAGCTCTCCTTCTTCGCCCTCTGCGACGGCACCCACGCCATCCCCATCGCAGCCGCCCAGGACCACAAGCGCGTCGGCGAAGGCGACACCGGCCCCAACACCGGCGGCATGGGCGCCTACTCCACCGACTCTCTCGCCTCCCCTGAACTCACCCGCTGGATCATCGACAACGTTGCTCAGAAGGTCGTCGACGGCATGGCACAGGAAGGCAACCCCTTCCGCGGAATCCTCTTCATCGGCCTCATGATGACCCCCCGCGGCCCCATGGTCCTCGAGTTCAACACCCGCTTCGGCGACCCCGAGACCCAGGCCATCCTCCTCCGCCTCGAAACCGACATCCTCGACCTCTTCAACGCCTCCATCGACGGCACCGCCGACCGCCTCCAAATCAAAATGCTCCCCGGAGCCAGCGCCTGCGTCATCGCCGCCAGCGGAGGCTACCCCGGCAAATACCAATCCGGCCTCCCCATTGAAGGCCTCACCGCCCCCACCGACCCCTCGGTCGTCGTCTTCCACTCCGGCACAGCCCTCAAAGATGGCCACTTGCTAACCGCAGGAGGCCGCGTTCTAACCATCACCGCCCACGCAGATAACCTGCGAAATTCACTGGAAAAGGCCTACAACCAGCTCCAAAAAATCTCTTTTGAAAACATGCAATACCGCCGCGACATAGGCCACCGAGCTCTCCGCAACTAACTGAAAAGGAGCCACATGAGCGAACCCGTCCTCACTGCCCTGGAAGCCCTGAAATGGTTTGAAAACGCCTCCGACAACTGGCGCAAATTCCTAACCACCAACCCCGAAATCCTCTCTATTTCCTGTGACATAGCCGGCGCCGTCACCGTAGCCCAGCTTCTTCAGCACATCGTCGCCGTCGAACTTCGCTGGTCTGAGCGCATAGCCCGCCTCCCCGAAACCAACTACGAACAAATCCCCTTCGGCTCTGTAGACGCCATTTACGCCACCCACGATCGCGCCGTAGACATCTTCCATAAGTCCCTCGCCGCCGACCTCGACTGGGACCAGACCATCGACTTCGTCACCCGTACCTACGGCCCCGCCAGCGCCTCCCGCAAAACAATCTTCTTCCACGCCATGTTTCACAGCACGCGACACTATGCCCAGTTAGGCACTCTCATCCGTCAGCACGGTTACAAAGCAGACTGGGTCGCCGACTACCTCTTCATGGGCATCACGCTCCCTTGAGGTTTTTTCGGTAGACGTCTTGATTATTTCGCGCCATCAATGGATGGATGCAGTCGACTACCGAGAAGCCACGGCAGGCAGAATCTCCGCCACGTCAACCCACTGCGTCGGATACTCGCCCGTGTAACACGCCGTGCAGAAGCTACCAGGCGAAAGCCCGTCGGCAGACTCTCCCGTCGTGCAGGCATGCGTCAGTCCCACCAGCGACAGGTACGCCAGCGAGTCCGCCTCAATATACTGGCGAATCTCTTCAACCGAATGGTTCGCAGCAATCAGGTCCTTCTTGCTCGGAGTATCTACGCCATAAAAACAAGGCGAGATCGTCGGAGGACAGGAGATGCGCATATGCACCTCCTTCGCCCCGGCAGCCCGTACCATCCGCACAATCTTCCGCGAAGTCGTCCCGCGAATGATCGAGTCGTCGATGAGAACCACCCGCTTGCCCTCAAGCAAACTGCGAACCGGATTCAGCTTCATCCTTACGCCAAAGTCGCGAACCCGCTGCTCCGGCTGGATAAACGTCCGGCCCACGTAGTGGTTTCTGATCAGCCCAAAATTAAACGGAATCCCCGACTCCGCCGCATAACCCAGCGCCGCCGTCACACCCGAATCCGGCACCGGCACAATCAAATCCGCCGGCACTCCCGACTCACGCGCCAGCTGTCGTCCCATCTGCTCGCGGCTCTGCTGCACCCATCGGCCATAGATCTTCGAATCAGGCCGCGCAAAATAAACATGCTCGAAGATGCAGCTGGCCTGCTGCGTCGTTGTATTAAAGTACCGCGAAGTAACGCCATCTTCGGAGACCATCACCAACTCGCCCGGCTTCACATCGCGCTCATACTTCGCATGCAGCAGGTCAAACGCGCACGTCTCGCTGGCAAACACAAAAGTATCCGGAGCACCATCAACACCCGGAATTCTTCCCATCGACAACGGCCGAAATCCATGCGGATCGCGAGCCGCAAAGATGCGGTTCCGCGTCATCATCACAATCGAAAACGCACCCTCTACCTGAGACAGCGATTCGGCAATGCAATCTACCAGCGTCGTCTTCTTCGAGTGAGCAATCAACTGAATGATGATCTCCGAGTCACTCGTCGTCTGAAACAGCGCACCATCGCGCTCCAGCCGCTCTCGCGCCGTTCCCAGATTCACCAGGTTGCCGTTATGCGCAATCGCAATCAAACCCTTCGTGCTATCAACCGAGATCGGCTGCGCATTCAGCAACGCCGAATCACCGGTAGTCGAGTAGCGCGTATGACCAATCGCCATATAGCCCGGAAGCTTCGCCAGCACATCATCGGTAAAGATCTCCGACACCAGACCCATTCCCTTGATGTCGTTCACCTCCGTGCCGTCCGCCGAAGCAATGCCAGCAGACTCCTGCCCGCGATGCTGCAGCGAATACAAACCCCAATACGTCAACCGCGCAGCATCCGAGTGGTTATAGACAGCCATCACACCGCACTCTTCGCGCAGCTTGTCGAACGGAGTCGCGTCGTCCTCGTCCATCTCGTCCACCGGATTGTTCTGGAGAGCCAGCAGCTTATCCATTACGCCGTCACCACCTCATCCGCGAGTTGCGCTTCCATCGCCTCCGCCCACACCGACTTCAACGCCTTCACTGGCTCGTCGATCACAGCTTTATCGTTGATCAAAATCTCGAAGTTCCCATTCGTCACATCGCCCAAACGGAACGACCAAACTGCAGGATGCGCCTTCAACACCGCCTGAATCTCCTCAATCTTCGCCGGATCAGCAGAAGCGATCACCGAAGACCCGATCTCGCTAAACAATCGTTCCGTCACCGCGAACGAATCATCTGAACCAAGCTGCATCGAGATGCGCACACCCAGCTCACGCGGGAAGCAAGCCTTCGCAAACGCAACCGCACAACCACCATCTGACAAATCGCCAGCAGAAGCCAGCAGCCCCTTCTCCGCCAGCGCAACCAAAGCCTTATGCAGCGCCGCCTCTTCCTGCAAATCCAGCACCGGAGGCGCGCCCCACAACTCGCCCAGAACGCTCTTCGCAAAATCCGTCGAACCCATATCCTGCTCCGCCTTCCGCCCAACTCCACGGAAAGCAGAAAGGAACAGAACAGCATCCCCAGCCTTGCGGAAGCTCGCCGGAACGCTCTTCGTTACATCGTCGATAATGCCAACGATCCCCAGCACTGGAGTCGGATAAATCCCAACACCCTTCGTCTCGTTGTACAGCGAGACATTCCCACCCGTAACTGGAGTCCCCAGCGCCACACAAGCCTCAGCGATCCCATCAATCGCGTTCGACAGCTGAGCCATAATCTCCGGCTTCTCTGGATTCCCGAAGTTCAAACAGTTCGTCGCCGCCACCGGAGTCGCACCCGTACAAGCCACCTTACGCGCAGCCTCTGCAACAGCATGCATCGCCCCTAGCTTCGGATCGAGATACGTCCACCGCCCATTGCCTGCCAAGGCCATCGCAATCCCACGATCTCCCTTTGCGGGCCGTTCCGCGTGAAGCGCAGCTACTCCCTCCGGAGTCGACGCCGCAACAAGCTCCGCGACGCCTTGCTTCGTCGCAACAACAGGAGCTCCACCCGTACCCTTGATCCGCATCACGCCAGCCTCACCGCCAGGCCCTTGAACCGTATTCGTCTGCACCATCGAGTCATACTGCTCATACACCCAGTGCTTCGACGAGATGTTCGCACTAGCCAACAGCGTCTTCAAATCGCCCGCATAATCTCGCGGCTGCTTCAGCAACTCAACCACATGCGCAGGCGGATCGACCGGCACCGGAGCCTTCCAATCGCCAACAGGCCGGTGATACACCGGAGCATCATCAGTCAGACTCTGATTCGGAATATCCGCAACGAGCACACCGCGCTGCGTGATCCTCATCCTCGGCTCGGCAGTCACCTCACCCACAATCGAAGCATCCAGCCCCCACTTCGAGAAGACATCCAACACCTCGACAGCGCGGTCCTTGTCAGCCACCAGAAGCATCCGCTCCTGCGACTCCGACAGCATAATCTCGTAGCTCGTCATGCCCGTCTCGCGCTGCGGCACGCGATCCAACTCCACCGTCAACCCAAGGCCGCCACGAGCGCCCATCTCACACGTCGAGCACGTCAGCCCAGCTGCGCCCATATCCTGAATCCCCAGCACAGCCCCAGTCGCCATCGCCTCAAGGCAAGCCTCAAGCAGCAGCTTCTCCATAAACGGATCGCCCATCTGCACATTCGGCCGCTTCTGCTCTGAACCTTCGGTGAACTCCTCCGACGCCATCGTAGCGCCGTGAATTCCATCACGCCCAGTCTTCGCGCCAACGTAGATCACCGGATTCCCAACCCCAACAGCCTTGGCATAGAAGATCTCATCGATCTTCACCAAACCCAGCGCAAACGCATTCAGCAGCGGATTCCCCGAGTAGCAGGTCTCGAACCGCGTCTCGCCACCGAGATTCGGTACGCCGAAGCAGTTGCCATACCCAGCGACTCCATGCACCACGCCAGTCGCAATCTGGTGATTCTTGCGCCGAAGCGCTTCATCCGGTTCGGCTTCATCCAGCGGGCCAAAGCGCAGCGAATCCATGACAGCAAACGGACGAGCATTCATCGTAAAAATGTCGCGCAGAATCCCGCCTACGCCCGTCGCCGCGCCTTGATACGGCTCAATGTAACTCGGATGGTTGTGCGACTCGATCTTGAACGCGCACGCCCAGCCATCGCCCACGTCGATAATGCCCGCGTTCTCGCCCGGTCCCTGCACCACACGGTCGGACTTGGTCGGCAGACGCTTCAGATGCACACGCGACGACTTGTAAGAGCAATGCTCCGACCACATGACAGAGAAGATGCCCAGCTCCGTCAGCGATGGCACGCGTCCTAACGCTGCTTCAATGCGCGCATACTCGTCGGTGGTGATGCTGTGCTGCTTGAGCAGCTCCGGTGTGATGGTGGCTGGAGAGGGGGTTGCGGTGGGTTGCTGGGCTTGCTGATTTGGCATGGCTCGCTACTATGATTGTCGCACGCATCGACCCGTCGGCGCTTGCCGCTGCTTTTCTCGTTTGTCATCCCGGAGCGATCTGCTTTTGCCACCGCAACCACAGTCTGACCATTCACAAAAAATCGGTCATCCTGAGCGAAGGCGGCGCTTTTGCCGCCGCAGTCGAAGGACCCCGAAGCCCTATCCCCACCCATACCGCCAGACCCTTTCCCCCACTGCACCCCATCGCAGCGAACATCTTAAGCGGAGACGCCTGCCGCAGCCGAAGAACAGTCGTCCTCCAGCAACGAAGAACAGCAAAGAGGAACCCCCATCTAGTTGCCCGTGCTCCCAAAACCGCCAGCCCCCCGCGGAGCTTCCGCTAACTCCGCAACCTCTTCAAACTCAGCCTCAATTCGCTGGACGATCCGAAGCTGAGCCACGCGATCCCCGGCCTTGATCTCTACAGAAACCGGGCTCAGGTTCGTCACAACCACCTTGATCTCGCCGCGATAGCCCGGATCGATCACTCCCGCGAGTGTGGTCAAACCACGGATGGCTAGTCCTGAACGATCTTCGACCAGCGCTCCGTGCGTCGATGGGAACTCCAATGCAATTCCGGTCGAAACACCGATCGTCGCGGCAGGCGCCAGAGTGACGCCCTCGGCGGCGTACAAGTCTGCGGCCAGATCGCCGAACGGGCCGGTGTGAGCGTATCGAGGCAATTGAGCTTCCTCACGCAGTTTCATAGCCTTGATTCGCACTAATCCCAAACTCATCCTTCACCATTCCTTCAGTAATTTTTTCGATCGGTTCTTTCATTGTCGCAAACCATTCTGCTTTCAGGCGAATTGGCATGGCTGCCGCTAGAATGAATCTACGATGTGGTCACGGCTGTGGCGTTGGATGAACGCCGATAATACTCTGAACGACGATGGCGTAAGCGCTCCGTGGCGGCTCTTCTGGGTCGCTTTTCTGATTCGACTTCTCTACATGACCCTCTCGCACGCCTATCGAATCCGGTCCGTCGAGGATCACTTCCAGTTCGCGTGGGAAGCCGGACGCATCGGCAAATCGCTCGCCACCGGCTACGGCTACGGCAGTCCCTTCGCGATCGAGACCTTTGGCCACACCGGACCTACCGCCTGGCTTCCGCCGATGTATCCGTTGCTGATCGCAGCGGTATTCAAGGTCTTTGGCGTTTATACGGCTGCTTCCGCCTGGGTGCTGCTGGCGATCAACTGCGTCTTCTCGGCGGCCACCGCGCTGGCTACGTGGGAGATTGCAGCACGCTGCTTCAACCGGCGCGTTGCCGTCTGGTCCGGCTGGTTGTGGGCGCTGCATCCGGCGGCGATGCAATACTCTGTGCGCTGGCTTTGGGAGATGTCCATCAGCACCGCGCTCTTCGCCTGGGTCATTGTGCTGGCGCTCAGAATGCGAGGCGTTGGTTCGGACGCCAAGGACAACTCCGAAGCTTCATCGCGGCAGACGAGACGCTGGTTGCTCTTCGGATGTTTGTGGGGAGTAATTGCTCTCTCTACATCGACGCTGGCAATGTTTCTCCCGGCCTGCGGATTGTGGGTGCTCATCGGTACCTGGAAGCGGCCTCATGCCTTGCGAGATGCGGCGCTGGCAGGAGTTGTCTTTATCGCTGCTCTTACTCCATGGATGCTGCGAAATTGGGAGGTCTTTCACGCATTCATCCCGATTCGCGGCAATCTTGGCGTCGAAACCTTCCTGGGCAATGGGCCCGGATCGAATGGGTTTGTGATGACCTTCGATCATCCGAACATGGCTCCCGAGCAGCTTCGGCAGTACGCCGAGATGGGCGAGGTGCGATACGTTGCCATGCGCGGCGCGATGGCCAGGGACTACATCCACGCGCATCGACGCCATTTTTTAGCAATCAGCCTGAAGCGCGCCTACTTCTTTTGGGTGGGGACACCCTCGGACGTGGCCTGGGCGCTCGAGATTCCTCGCATGCTTAATTACAGCTTTATCAGTCTCGCCGGGCTGATGGGACTGGCGCTCGCACTCAAGCGCCGTGTCGTCGGCTCGGGACTCTTCTTCTGGGCTTTGCTGCTGGTGCCGATTCCCTACTACATGGTCATGGCTCTCCCTCGATTCCGCCATCCGCTGGAACCGCTCCTGACCGTGCTGGGCGTGTATCTCTTCCAATCAGCCACGCCACGAAGCCATCGAGAAACATCAGCCTGAGCCCGCGAGGGGAAGAAGCCCTGCAATGATGATTAAGTTTGCTCAGGCCCTCTCCCCAAAGCGTCATCCTGAGCGGAGACGCGCGCCTTTGCGCGTCGCAGTCGAAGGACCCCGAGGGATTACACTCACCCCAGCTCTTCAAACCTTTCAACCACAACCGCCCAGGACCTCACCCACTCCACCACGCTCGGTCCAGTCGAAAGATAGGCCTTCGGTCCATTTCCTCTGGCTGCCAAAATTCGAACCGACAACCCACTCTCACTCGAAACACTTTTCCACAGAAATATTTAAAAAAACGTGGCATGTTTTTCGACCTCAGAAAAGTGCCGCCGCTAACCACACTTACCCAGCATTCCACCGCTAAGCCACCACAAATTACCACCACTTACACGCATCCTTCTCTGAAAACCCCTGAAAAACAAGCATTTCGCAAGGCGAAACCCACACAAAAAAACCAGCAAAAAAATCGAAAACAAAAACAGAAAAGCCCTGCCAAGGCAGGGCTCCTACGCGGTACAGAGAACTTTATGCTTCGACGGGGTCGACGTTGACGAAGCGGCCATGCTGGCCACGGTCCTGGAAGCGAACCTTGCCGTCGATCTTCGCGAAGAGGGTGTCGTCCGAGCCACGGCCAACATTGGCGCCGGGCTTGAGCGGTGTACCGCGCTGACGAACGATGATGCCGCCGCCGAGGATCGTCTGGCCACCGAAGACCTTGACGCCGAGCCGCTGTGCGTTTGAGTCGCGGCCGTTTTTAGAAGAACCTAAACCTTTTTTATGTGCCATTCCGTTGCCTCTTTCGCGCCGCCATCAGGCTTTTAGCGCTTTGAAAATAAAGTCTTTATGCCTTGAAGCTCTTACCGTTGACCACGATCTCGTTGATCTTGATCTCAACGAAGTTCTGACGGTGGCCCTGCATTTTCTTGTACTGCTTCTTACGCTTCAGCTTGAAGACGAGGATCTTGTCGCCGCGCCCTTCGCCTACGACGGAACCGGTCACCTTGGCGCCGGTGAGGTCCGACTCGAACTTGCCCTCTTCGCTGCTGACGGCGAGGACGTCGGAGAACTCGACTGCGCCGTCCTGGTGAGCAGTGGTCTCAATCTTCAACTGTTCGCCTGGGGAGACCAGGTACTGTTTGCCGCCGGTGCGGATGACTGCGTACATAACGAAAACCTCAAGCGTGGCGCTGTGGTGCGCTGACCGCTTCCTTCATGAATTGTGCTGCATGGGGCGCATACAGGAGCACTGCGTCAGGTCAACTGGGCTGATCCGAAACCGGCTTGTGCCTGTCAGTCCCTGACGTTGAGACGAACGGGCTGTAGCGCCAAACTTAATGAGTGTACCGTGTTTTGTCCTCGCGGGTCAACGATACCGTCGCGTCTGCCAGGGGTAGATTTACAAGTCTCTTTTTAAGAGCCAGATATAGCGAATAGGGCTCTCCCCACTCACATCGTAATGTGAGCGAGGAGAGCCGAAACGAAACGCTAGGCCTGTGGGGCCTGAGCGGCAGCGGCGATCAGTTCCGAACTGACCGGGGCTCGATCCGCGGCGACCAGTTCAGCAGTTGCTGCAGCCACAGCCGGAGCACGTTTGCTCTGGAAGCACTGGCGGCAGAGGACAGGTCGTCCCTGTGTGGGCTTGAAGGGTACGGTAGTCTCGATTCCGCACTCAGAGCAGTGGGTGCGCGTCTCAGTACGGGAGAGGCCAGCTGCAGCCGGACCCGCACCAGGACGCAGACTTGCACCGGCGCGTTTGGACTTGCACGGTTTGCATCGCTTGGGATCGTTCTTGAATTGTTTATCGAAGAAAAAGAGTTGTTCGCCGGCAGTGAAGATAAACTCTCCACCGCAATCTGCACAGGTTAATAGCCTATCCACAAATTCCATAGCCGCTTCTCCCGTTGTGCGGGGCTGACTATCGGTGAACCTGGATCTGAGCTGGGTTTCGCCGAGAGACAACCTTGCTGGTCGTTACTGCGGAGCTACAGGGGGCCCGGGGTCGCAAATGTTGCGAAAACAAGAACCACAGGTTAGCCGTACAGTCGGGCCGGTCGTCAGGTCTACTGCCG encodes:
- the rpmA gene encoding 50S ribosomal protein L27, producing MAHKKGLGSSKNGRDSNAQRLGVKVFGGQTILGGGIIVRQRGTPLKPGANVGRGSDDTLFAKIDGKVRFQDRGQHGRFVNVDPVEA
- a CDS encoding glycosyltransferase family 39 protein, whose product is MWSRLWRWMNADNTLNDDGVSAPWRLFWVAFLIRLLYMTLSHAYRIRSVEDHFQFAWEAGRIGKSLATGYGYGSPFAIETFGHTGPTAWLPPMYPLLIAAVFKVFGVYTAASAWVLLAINCVFSAATALATWEIAARCFNRRVAVWSGWLWALHPAAMQYSVRWLWEMSISTALFAWVIVLALRMRGVGSDAKDNSEASSRQTRRWLLFGCLWGVIALSTSTLAMFLPACGLWVLIGTWKRPHALRDAALAGVVFIAALTPWMLRNWEVFHAFIPIRGNLGVETFLGNGPGSNGFVMTFDHPNMAPEQLRQYAEMGEVRYVAMRGAMARDYIHAHRRHFLAISLKRAYFFWVGTPSDVAWALEIPRMLNYSFISLAGLMGLALALKRRVVGSGLFFWALLLVPIPYYMVMALPRFRHPLEPLLTVLGVYLFQSATPRSHRETSA
- a CDS encoding zinc-ribbon domain containing protein, whose product is MEFVDRLLTCADCGGEFIFTAGEQLFFFDKQFKNDPKRCKPCKSKRAGASLRPGAGPAAAGLSRTETRTHCSECGIETTVPFKPTQGRPVLCRQCFQSKRAPAVAAATAELVAADRAPVSSELIAAAAQAPQA
- the rplU gene encoding 50S ribosomal protein L21, with amino-acid sequence MYAVIRTGGKQYLVSPGEQLKIETTAHQDGAVEFSDVLAVSSEEGKFESDLTGAKVTGSVVGEGRGDKILVFKLKRKKQYKKMQGHRQNFVEIKINEIVVNGKSFKA